The Candidatus Polarisedimenticolaceae bacterium DNA window AGGCGCCCAGCGCCGAGGCGGCCGCCGAGGTGCACAAGAAGGCTCATGGACTGGTCGCGGAGAGGATCATCGAGGTTCAGCCGGAGATCGCCGAAGGGTTCATGGGCGGGGTGGAAGCCAACCTCGTGGGCGCGGCGATCGTGCCGGGCGGCGGTCAGAACGACCGCGATTCCGGGATGCGGACGATCCTCTTCACCGACATCGTGAACTCGACCTCGCTGACGCAGAAGCTCGGCGACCGCAAGGCGATGGAGCTGCTGCGCGTCCACGACCGGATCGTGCGCGAGGCGCTCGCGCAGTCGGCGGGGCGCGAGGTGAAGCACACCGGCGACGGGATCATGGCGTCGTTCATCTCTGCCGCCGCGACCGTGCGTTGCGCCGCGAAGATCCAGTCGGAGCTCGACCGCCATCGTGCCGAGCACGACGGCTTCCCGCTGCAAGTGCGCATCGGTGCCGCGGCCGGCGAGCCGGTGGAAGAGAACAAGGATCTCTTCGGCTCGACCGTCCAGCTCGCGGCCCGGCTCTGCGCGCACGCCGATCCCGATCACATCCTCGTCTCGCACGCCGTCGTGGAGCTGTGTCTGGGTAAGGGCGTTCCGTTCCAGGATCTCGGCGAGGTGTCGCTCCGAGGCTTCGAGCAGCCGATCCGCGTTCACACCGTTTCGTGGGCCGACACGACCGTCGCATGAACGTCGACGACCTGCGCGCGATCCAGGCGCCTCTCAAGCAGCGCTACCGCGAGGAGCCGAAGGCGGCGGTGGTCACGCTCTCTGCGGAGGGCGATCTCGGCGACGGCATCGCGTGCAACGTGGCGACCGGCCGCGCGCTCGTCGAGGCGGGCCTGCACCCCGCCACCGGCGGAACCGGAGCGCTCGCCTGCTCCGGCGACATGTTGCTTCAGGCGCTCGTCGCCTGCGCCGGCGTCACGCTCTCGGCGGTCGCGACCTCGCTCGGGATCGAGCTGCGCGGGGCACATCTCCGCGCCGAGGGCGACCTCGATTTCCGCGGCACCCTCGGCGTCGACAAGACGGCGCGGGTCGGGTTCGAGCGGATCCGGCTCTTAATCGACCTCGACACCGACGCGCCGGACGAGCAGCGCCGGAAGCTCCTCGAGCTGACCGAGCGTTACTGCGTCGTGTTCCAGACTCTCTCGCGGAGTCCCGAGCTGCGCGTCAGCGCCACCACGCGCTGAGCGTGTGCGCGGCGAGAAGGCTCGCCGCCGGGATGATCTCGAAGAAGACGCGATACTCGCGCGGGCTCCCGGCCGTGATGTAGACGAGGACGAGCGGCACGAGCGCGATGAGCTGCCACCGGAGGACGAGCGGCTTCTCCTTCCAGCGGTAGGTCAGGAGGAGAAGGACGGTGAGCGCGCCGATCCAGTCGATCAGGTCGTAGGGCTTGGTGAAGACGTACTGGAACTGCCCTGACACGTCCCAGAACACGTTGGCGCCCGGATTGTCGCTGTAGCGGAAGATCAGGCAGAGCTTGATCGCGACGCCGGTCGCCACGAGCGCGGCGCCGTAGCGCAAGACCTTCGCGCGCGGGAGCGTGCGCCAGCCGTACGCGACGAACGGCAGGACGAGGTAGAGCGTCGTCTCGCGGTTGAGCATCCCGAGAACGAACCAGACGAAGAAGCGGTCCCATCGGCCGCGCACCGTCTCGTAGAGACACGCGGCCCACACGAGGAGGGTCGCCTCGTCGTACATGTAGAGCTGGGGCCAGAGCGAGGACACCGAAGCCAAGCCGAGAAAGGGCGCCATGAGCGCCGGCGCGTCGCTGTCCGGAAAAAGGATCCGTGCGGCGCGGAAGACGAAGACCGCGAAGCCGAGAAGGCAGAGGTACATGAGCCCCAGCTCGAGGAGACCCTCGTAGGCCAGCTCGGGCGGCGCGTCGATGTGCATGAGCACGTAGCGCGCCCCCTCGTTCCCCACGCACCACCGCTCGATGCCGCTCTGCAGGCTTTGCGGCGTCACCGCGCGGATCGCCCGGATCGTCCAGGGCATCAGCACGCGATGGGCGAACGGGCTGTAGGCCGTCCCGTCGAGCATCGACGGGAGGTCGGCGGCGGTGTTGTAGTTGAGGTGGGACGCCTCGACGGCGACCGCCATGACGGCGAACGCATGAAGGGCGATGGCAACGCCCAGGACGGCGAGCTTCCATCTCGGCATCGGGCGGCATCATCACACACTCTCGCGCCGGAGAGAGCGCTCCACGGTCCGACAGTCCGAGCGCCCGATAGTCCCGAAATACCTTCGGAAACGCGAGGCACACCCGTTGCAGAACCCGGGACCATCGGGAGGTGGCCCCATGCGTTCGATCTTCGTCTTCGCCCTCGCCGCGACCGCCGTCAGCGCCGCGGCCGCTCGTGAGCTGACCTTCGACGAGCGGGTCACCGCCCAGCGGGCGATCGAGCAGGTCTACTGGAGCCACCGGATCTGGCCGGCCGACAATCCGGGGCCGAAGCCGCCCCTCGCGGCGGTCCTGAGCGAGCAGGCGGTCCGGGCCAAGGTCGCTGCCCAGCTCACCGCATTCGACGCCGCTGCGGCCAAGGGGGCCGTGATCGACGGCGCCCGTCTCCAGAGCGAGATGAACCGGATCGCCGCGTCGTCGCACGCCCCCGACATCCTTCGAGAGCTGTTCGAGGCGCTCGGAAACGACCCGTTCGTGATTGCGGAAACACTCGTCCGTCCCGAGCTGACCG harbors:
- a CDS encoding nickel-binding protein; this encodes MPLYMDIHVIPGAKPEDVAKAHMADMDAQKEHGVEYVKYWFNESCGKIFCLCEAPSAEAAAEVHKKAHGLVAERIIEVQPEIAEGFMGGVEANLVGAAIVPGGGQNDRDSGMRTILFTDIVNSTSLTQKLGDRKAMELLRVHDRIVREALAQSAGREVKHTGDGIMASFISAAATVRCAAKIQSELDRHRAEHDGFPLQVRIGAAAGEPVEENKDLFGSTVQLAARLCAHADPDHILVSHAVVELCLGKGVPFQDLGEVSLRGFEQPIRVHTVSWADTTVA
- a CDS encoding OsmC family protein is translated as MNVDDLRAIQAPLKQRYREEPKAAVVTLSAEGDLGDGIACNVATGRALVEAGLHPATGGTGALACSGDMLLQALVACAGVTLSAVATSLGIELRGAHLRAEGDLDFRGTLGVDKTARVGFERIRLLIDLDTDAPDEQRRKLLELTERYCVVFQTLSRSPELRVSATTR